One window of the Daphnia pulex isolate KAP4 chromosome 8, ASM2113471v1 genome contains the following:
- the LOC124200688 gene encoding C3 and PZP-like alpha-2-macroglobulin domain-containing protein 8, which produces MKSKVLVMFSLTLGLLLLGDLASSQDDNVGQQLDSPLALQHQDGNVKPTFVATASKIVRPNTVYRVNMFVLPDAEGLIVKALITKDGGQHIASAIETIDSGVSHNLLLKIPGSLTDGQYQLKLDGYDLLQPQKSVFSKRGHLEFHPDFLSILVQTNRKIYKNEMKVRFRAIITQLVNLKPYSDPVTVYILNPEGFVMRRWPSRYPTTGVITLLYQLPTFPSEGKWTIRVEAMSQIHDHHIIVERFYYRFFDVIPSAPAYVLDSDESYTAAVTTSFHPGRVASGNLTLQVYARPVNSSLADFRFVRQDFHQWTYDFTYDVQLEDVKRSVGVSSLTGWVIRVAMTLYHHFEGESRDGFIETRIIRAQLKFRFGGSKTAVFKPGMPYEGHVYLMYDDDEAVSPEKLAGATLTIRPVATTSNGQLKTLPEIVVPRQGEYQRSSDDHLNYYGNNYDIWMDRQMEDAEYKTFRQFGIHHFRFTVPKDASSLKITAYYKDDEGDQVSVDQQAVAFYSLGNFFVHVSTSTDEGLLGHFATIHLRSNFAFQDYSYVISSKGLVVHGATETLAHATKSLTFSVPVSTDMAPTFKLVAMMVSPLGDLVADSVTIPVQSINRYKTNLTMVQTKDHSKLTVQVVTRTLPGAFTGVSLIRSANYMFQADNEITYSRMIRALYQLEPFSRSVSGITWTDREGSKADKSQYFKSANPGADTKRTFNLAGLLVFTDARISQYPDTANCNKANGYEPCMAVGCFHKDQRCDGKSDCTDGSDEDDCPLTKDDRMDFRMFRRNRFHDFYDWLDGDWAWFDIPVTDDGFDFNDRSVALTNEVWFLTAFTFHRELGFAVIDDVVEYEGSLPFYVSVESPSFIRRGETVGIRLLFINNLQVDTMGLIILEASDDYCFVETEAHGEVAHYHPSLVCAEKHHMVTVRGGSTTEVFMPISPRIEQGSITVKIQVLSHIFEQNLEIGLEVLPEGATISRHTSLLLDLKNRAHLLRFLDIPVEESPIIPYSKFRRYVYGSPRASITLCGDVFGPVFPSTPITTDSLLGRSLRGTEANLYNLATTLWSLHYLRLTNQLVSDVLYSGLNDMNVQMAELMRLYSHDGSFRAHTNSNPSVWVTAWVIRILGQSQFQDWENHYYVDQQLLTNSVKWILQFQRRDGSFGETENYISPLDRRLLPRYNSTFKGGHTAHVLLSLCATSESLDGAVKVATASAKVRAVRYLERILDILTDQYELAIVTYALQITSSPAQEAAFGRLHILRREEEGVVYWSREPVPSNKILYENQRPFLQPRLPMQQDAVAVEATSYALLVYLARDGIGDLQERVVTWLNTMRMVDGGFISIYDSIVAMEALTEYAYRARLRDITDMTIVVEASASPDATELMRINSDTLATVHRMDIPNVWGHVNVIGRGAGQAVLQLKVQYGIDWEDLRDTPKRRYFDLYVEETYSHFRNKSHITVDACVKWLAMDEAPVSGSTTLEVELPSGYRIVQSDADQVLIHKNYTFLRDVFVSDEKIVWTFDKVGPERLCFNYLIRRWFPVANGTMYRSAIVYESHSPEHFEMQVFNATPLYVLDICEVCGSYQCPYCPYFSAAPLTVSFNPIIVFCSLLISAIICLNWSTS; this is translated from the exons GACTTTTGTGGCGACGGCCTCGAAGATCGTCCGCCCTAACACGGTCTACCGAGTCAACATGTTTGTTCTGCCGGACGCAGAAGGTCTGATAGTCAAAGCTCTCATCACCAAAGACGGTGGTCAACACATCGCTTCGGCTATAGAAACCATCGATTCCGGAGTTAGCCACAATCTCTTATTGAAG ATCCCAGGTTCGCTGACCGACGGCCAGTACCAATTGAAGTTGGACGGCTATGATCTCTTACAACCGCAAAAGTCCGTTTTTTCCAAGCGCGGCCATTTGGAATTTCATCCAGATTTCCTATCCATTCTAGTCCAGACCAACCGTAAAATCtacaaaaacgaaatgaaag TTCGTTTCCGTGCCATAATCACGCAACTAGTGAACCTGAAACCTTACTCCGATCCCGTCACCGTCTACATATTG AATCCCGAAGGTTTCGTCATGAGGCGCTGGCCGTCGCGTTACCCTACCACCG GTGTGATTACGTTACTTTACCAACTGCCGACATTTCCAAGCGAGGGGAAATGGACGATCCGTGTGGAGGCAATGTCACAAATCCACGATCACCACATCATCGTCGAGCGCTTCTACTACCGATTCTTTGAC GTCATTCCGTCAGCGCCGGCTTACGTTTTGGACTCGGACGAGAGTTACACGGCCGCCGTCACCACTTCGTTCCATCCGGGACGGGTGGCCAGCGGCAATTTGACTCTCCAAGTCTACGCTCGCCCAGTCAATTCTTCCTTGGCCGACTTCCGCTTCGTCAGACAAGATTTTCACCAATGG acTTACGATTTTACGTACGATGTCCAATTGGAGGACGTGAAGAGGAGCGTCGGCGTCAGCAGCTTGACTGGCTGGGTCATCCGCGTCGCCATGACTTTGTACCATCACTTTGAAGGCGAATCGCGCGACGGTTTCATCGAAACGCGCATCATCCGGGCCCAGCTGAAATTCCGGTTCGGCGGTTCCAAAACGGCCGTTTTCAAGCCCGGAATGCCGTACGAAGGGCACGTCTATCTCATGTACGACGATGACGAGGCCGTTTCTCCGGAGAAACTGGCCGGGGCTACACTGACCATCCGGCCAGTGGCGACTACGTCCAACGGCCAATTGAAGACGCTACCGGAAATCGTAGTGCCCCGTCAAGGCGAGTACCAGCGATCGTCAGATGACCATTTGAATTACTACGGAAACAACTACGACATCTGGATGGATCGACAAATGGAAGACGCCGAGTACAAGACATTCCGCCAATTCGGCATTCATCATTTTCGt TTTACAGTGCCAAAAGATGCCAGTTCGCTCAAGATAACGGCCTACTACAAGGACGACGAAGGCGATCAAGTCAGTGTTGACCAGCAGGCCGTAGCCTTTTATTCCCTTGgcaattttttcgttcacgtTTCCACTAGCACGGATGAAGGTCTCCTCGGCCACTTTGCCACCATCCACCTGAGGAGCAATTTTGCTTTCCAAGACTACAGTTACGTC ATCTCGTCGAAAGGTTTGGTGGTTCACGGAGCGACAGAGACCCTTGCACACGCCACGAAATCGTTGACTTTCTCCGTGCCGGTCTCGACCGATATGGCGCCAACTTTCAAATTAGTCGCTATGATGGTTAGCCCCCTGGGCGATCTGGTGGCCGATTCCGTCACGATTCCAGTGCAGAGTATTAACCGTTACAAG ACGAATTTGACCATGGTGCAGACCAAGGATCACAGTAAGTTGACGGTGCAGGTTGTCACGCGGACTCTACCGGGGGCTTTCACGGGCGTGTCGCTCATCCGGTCGGCCAATTACATGTTCCAGGCGGACAACGAGATCACCTACAGTCGTATGATTCGGGCTCTGTATCAACTGGAACCTTTCTCCAG ATCAGTTAGCGGAATCACATGGACAGACCGAGAGGGAAGCAAAGCGGATAAAAGTCAGTACTTTAAATCGGCCAATCCAGGAGCGGATACAAAGCGAACGTTCAATTTGGCCGGCCTTTTAGTCTTCACCGACGCTAGGATCAGTCAATATCCCGACACAG CCAATTGCAACAAAGCTAACGGATACGAGCCGTGCATGGCCGTCGGATGCTTTCACAAGGATCAGCGCTGCGATGGAAAATCGGATTGCACCGACGGATCCGACGAGGATGACT GTCCGCTGACTAAAGATGACAGGATGGATTTTAGAATGTTTAGAAGGAACCGATTCCac GATTTTTACGATTGGCTGGACGGAGATTGGGCGTGGTTCGATATTCCAGTGACGGATGACGGTTTCGATTTCAACGACCGTTCAGTGGCTTTAACCAACGAAGTTTGGTTCCTCACCGCATTCACCTTCCATCGTGAATTGGGTTTCGCCGTTATAGACGATGTCGTCGAg TACGAAGGATCGCTCCCATTTTACGTTTCGGTCGAGTCGCCCAGTTTCATCCGGCGCGGAGAGACTGTGGGCATCCGACTTCTCTTCATCAACAACCTCCAGGTGGATACGATGGGTCTCATCATACTGGAAGCGTCGGACGATTATTGTTTCGTCGAGACTGAAGCCCACGGAGAAGTGGCCCACTATCACCCTAGTCTCGTCTGCGCCGAAAAACATCACATGGTCACG GTGAGAGGAGGATCCACGACAGAAGTGTTCATGCCCATCTCACCTCGGATCGAACAGGGAAGCATCACCGTCAAAATCCAAGTCCTTAGTCACATTTTTGAACAGAATTTGGAAATCGGACTGGAAGTTTTA CCTGAAGGAGCCACCATCAGTCGCCATACTTCGCTTTTATTGGACTTGAAAAATCGAGCGCACCTCCTAAGATTTCTCGACATTCCGGTTGAAGAGTCGCCCATCATTCCATACTCCAAATTCCGGCGATATGTTTACGGCAGTCCTCGAGCCTCTATTACTTTGTGTG GCGATGTCTTTGGTCCCGTTTTCCCGTCTACGCCCATCACCACCGACTCGCTACTCGGCAGATCTCTGCGCGGAACCGAAGCGAATTTGTACAACTTGGCCACCACTTTGTGGAGTCTTCACTATCTCCGGCTGACGAATCAACTCGTGTCGGATGTTTTGTACAGCGGATTGAACGACATGAACGTGCAAATGGCGGAACTGATGCGCCTCTACAGTCACGACGGATCGTTTCGCGCCCACACAAATTCAAATCCCAGCGTCTGGGTGACG GCTTGGGTGATTAGAATCTTGGGCCAGTCACAGTTTCAAGATTGGGAAAATCATTATTATGTTGATCAGCAATTGTTGACCAACTCCGTCAAGTGGATCCTACAATTTCAGCGTCGTGATGGTTCGTTTGGAGAGACGGAAAATTACATTTCCCCTCTTGATAGGCGACTCTTG CCGCGGTATAACTCGACATTTAAGGGTGGCCATACTGCCCATGTACTTTTGTCACTCTGTGCCACCAGCGAAAGTCTTGACGGAGCTGTTAAAGTGGCCACCGCTTCCGCCAAAGTCCGTGCTGTTCG TTATCTGGAACGAATTTTAGATATTTTGACAGATCAGTATGAGTTAGCGATTGTTACTTATGCGTTGCAAATCACCAGCAGTCCAGCCCAAGAGGCTGCCTTCGGTCGGCTGCACATTTTAAGACGAGAAGAAG AGGGGGTGGTGTACTGGTCGCGGGAGCCGGTTCCATCCAATAAAATTCTCTACGAGAATCAGCGGCCATTCCTACAGCCACGTTTGCCCATGCAACAAGACGCCGTGGCGGTTGAAGCGACGTCCTACGCCCTTCTCGTCTATTTGGCTCGTGATGGAATCGGCGATCTGCAGGAGAGGGTCGTCACTTGGCTCAACACGATGCGCATGGTCGACGGCGGTTTCATCTCCATCTAC GACAGCATTGTCGCTATGGAAGCCCTCACGGAATACGCTTACCGAGCCAGATTGCGTGACATCACCGACATGACTATCGTCGTGGAAGCATCCGCATCGCCAGATGCTACGGAGTTGATGCGGATAAACAGCGACACTCTCGCCACTGTTCATCGGATGGAT aTTCCCAACGTTTGGGGCCATGTCAATGTCATCGGTCGAGGAGCCGGCCAGGCCGTTTTGCAGCTCAAAGTTCAATACGGAATCGACTGGGAGGATTTAAGGGACACTCCGAAAAGACGCTACTTTGACTTGTACGTGGAAGAGACATACAGTCACTTCCGGAATAAATCTCACATCACCGTCGATGCTTGTGTCAA GTGGCTGGCGATGGACGAAGCTCCAGTGAGTGGGTCAACCACTTTAGAAGTGGAACTACCATCCGGTTATAGGATAGTCCAGTCCGATGCAGATCAGGTTCTTATTCACAAAAATTACACCTTCCTTCGAGACGTCTTTGTTAGTGATGAAAAAATCGTTTGGACATTCGATAAA GTTGGTCCAGAGAGGCTTTGTTTCAACTATCTCATTCGCCGGTGGTTCCCAGTAGCCAATGGGACAATGTACCGGTCGGCCATAGTCTACGAATCTCATTCCCCCG AGCATTTTGAAATGCAAGTGTTCAACGCTACTCCGCTCTACGTTTTAGATATTTGCGAAGTCTGCGGGAGCTACCAGTGCCCATACTGTCCCTATTTCAGCGCGGCCCCATTGACCGTCAGCTTCAATCCTATTATCGTGTTCTGTTCACTTTTGATATCCGCCATCATTTGCCTTAACTGGTCAACGTCCTAG